The Nitrospira tepida genome includes a window with the following:
- the glgP gene encoding alpha-glucan family phosphorylase, whose protein sequence is MTRDPLVAYFSMEIGLEAGMPTYAGGLGVLAGDTIRSAADLDIPMVAVSLLHRRGYFFQHLDAAGNQTEEPVSWAVEDYAEALEARACVEVEGRTVHLRAWRHLVRGISGSAVPVYFLDADLPQNTAEDRRLTDVLYGGDAYYRLCQEVILGIGGIRMLASLGYRDLYRYHLNEGHAALLVLGLLEQRMAEGSQPQMSCKAALEAVREHCVFTTHTPVPAGHDQFPADLARRVLGERFWALLAACWDNASLNMTELALRCARYINGVAMKHGEVSRGLFPGYPIHSITNGVHAATWAAPPFQRLYDRHLPDWRRDFLSLRYAVGIPTDELWQAHQEAKRALLDTVNRVTNAGMNCDALTVGFARRATAYKRFLLLFHDLDRLVGIVKQTGPLQIIFAGKAHPRDHEGKAIIWRVHEVKERLRDIVAITYLPNYDMQTARLLCAGSDVWLNTPVPPLEASGTSGMKAAVNGLPSLSVLDGWWIEGHVEGVTGWAIGERIDICEQPEPGLDACHAEALYDALEHRVLPCFYQEQERYRDMMRHVIALNGSFFNTHRMVAQYLHMAYQAVGRYLDQNNRAGESTSHES, encoded by the coding sequence ATGACGCGAGACCCGCTGGTCGCCTACTTTTCGATGGAGATCGGGCTCGAAGCCGGCATGCCTACCTATGCCGGCGGGCTCGGCGTGCTGGCGGGCGACACCATCCGTTCCGCGGCCGACCTCGACATTCCCATGGTCGCCGTGTCGCTGCTCCATCGGCGCGGCTATTTCTTCCAGCATCTGGACGCGGCCGGAAATCAGACGGAAGAGCCCGTGTCCTGGGCGGTCGAGGACTATGCGGAAGCGCTGGAGGCCAGGGCCTGCGTCGAGGTGGAAGGTCGAACCGTCCATCTGCGGGCCTGGCGCCATCTGGTCAGGGGAATCTCCGGCTCCGCCGTGCCAGTCTATTTCCTGGACGCGGACCTGCCGCAGAACACGGCTGAGGATCGGCGTCTGACCGATGTCTTGTACGGCGGCGACGCCTATTACCGTCTCTGCCAGGAGGTGATCCTCGGCATCGGGGGGATCCGCATGTTGGCCTCGCTGGGCTACCGGGATCTGTATCGCTACCATCTCAACGAGGGCCACGCGGCCCTGTTGGTGCTCGGGCTGCTTGAACAACGGATGGCAGAGGGATCGCAGCCACAGATGTCCTGCAAGGCGGCTTTGGAAGCCGTGCGCGAACATTGCGTCTTTACGACGCATACGCCGGTGCCCGCGGGTCACGACCAGTTTCCGGCCGATCTGGCCCGCCGGGTGTTGGGCGAGCGCTTCTGGGCTCTGCTCGCGGCATGTTGGGACAACGCATCGTTGAACATGACGGAATTGGCGCTCCGGTGCGCGCGGTACATCAACGGCGTGGCGATGAAACACGGGGAAGTCTCCCGCGGGCTGTTTCCCGGCTACCCGATCCATTCGATCACGAATGGGGTGCATGCCGCGACCTGGGCCGCCCCGCCCTTTCAGCGGCTCTATGATCGGCACCTTCCCGATTGGCGGCGTGATTTTCTGTCACTGCGCTACGCGGTCGGCATTCCGACCGATGAGCTATGGCAGGCCCATCAGGAAGCCAAACGCGCGCTGCTCGATACGGTCAATCGCGTCACGAACGCGGGCATGAATTGCGATGCCCTGACGGTCGGCTTTGCCCGCCGGGCCACGGCCTACAAGCGCTTCCTGCTGCTGTTTCACGATCTCGATCGGCTCGTCGGCATCGTCAAACAGACCGGTCCCCTCCAAATCATCTTCGCCGGGAAGGCGCACCCGCGCGATCACGAGGGGAAGGCCATCATCTGGCGCGTCCATGAGGTGAAGGAGCGGCTTCGGGACATAGTGGCGATCACGTACCTGCCGAACTACGATATGCAAACGGCGAGGCTCCTCTGCGCGGGATCGGACGTCTGGCTCAACACACCCGTGCCGCCGCTGGAGGCGTCGGGGACCAGCGGGATGAAGGCGGCCGTGAACGGCCTGCCGAGCTTGAGTGTGCTGGACGGATGGTGGATCGAAGGGCATGTGGAGGGGGTGACCGGTTGGGCGATCGGGGAGCGGATCGACATCTGTGAGCAGCCGGAGCCCGGGCTGGATGCCTGTCATGCGGAGGCGCTCTATGATGCGTTGGAGCATCGGGTGCTGCCCTGTTTCTATCAGGAGCAGGAGCGGTATCGCGACATGATGCGTCACGTGATTGCGTTGAACGGGTCGTTTTTCAACACGCACCGGATGGTGGCGCAGTACCTGCATATGGCCTATCAAGCCGTCGGTCGCTATCTGGATCAAAACAACCGGGCGGGAGAGTCCACTTCGCATGAAAGTTAG
- a CDS encoding potassium/proton antiporter: protein MTFPIEYLMLGASALLFLSVIASKASWRFGVPSLLLFLAIGMLAGSDGPGGIHFDNPPLAQSLGVVALAFILFAGGLDTEWRRVRQVLGKGLILSTLGVGITALLVGWYATAVLKVSWLEGLLIGSIVSSTDAAAVFAVLRSRNVRLRGQLKPLLELESGSNDPMAVFLTVGLIGLLTGATASVVDLIPRFFLQMALGAGLGYGMGTAMAWLVNRLQLEYDGLYLVLTFSLVLLAYSATATVGGNGFLAVYMAGLIMGRSQFRRKRSVMQFHDGLAWLMQIVMFLTLGLQVFPSQLVPVASAGLLLALFLMVCARPIAVFTTLSFARISLREKIMVAWVGLRGAVPIILATFPLVAGIEQAPMIFNVVFFIVLTSVLLQGTSIPLVARWLKVDAPLSTESSGGMPEIPTVRTDTGALMEFRIALSSKAVGERLSDLDLPSEALAVLVIRQGQSFAPPASLELQANDTLVIFADRAWIGKLSAMFGSPPIMKEMKEDSPPREVRQVQA from the coding sequence ATGACCTTCCCCATTGAATATCTGATGCTCGGCGCCTCGGCGCTGCTCTTCTTGAGCGTGATCGCCAGCAAGGCTTCCTGGCGCTTCGGCGTGCCGTCCTTGTTGCTGTTCCTGGCCATCGGCATGTTGGCCGGATCGGACGGCCCCGGCGGGATCCATTTCGACAATCCGCCGCTCGCCCAGTCGCTCGGCGTGGTCGCGCTTGCGTTCATTCTGTTTGCGGGCGGGTTGGACACCGAGTGGCGAAGAGTGCGCCAGGTCCTGGGAAAGGGGCTGATCCTCTCCACGTTGGGGGTCGGGATTACGGCGCTCCTGGTCGGCTGGTATGCGACGGCCGTGCTCAAGGTCTCCTGGCTGGAAGGGTTGCTCATCGGATCGATCGTGTCCTCAACCGATGCGGCCGCCGTGTTTGCGGTCCTGCGCTCGCGAAATGTCAGGCTTCGAGGGCAGTTGAAGCCGCTGCTGGAGTTGGAGTCCGGGAGCAATGATCCCATGGCGGTCTTCTTGACCGTGGGACTGATCGGATTGCTGACGGGGGCCACGGCATCGGTCGTCGACTTGATTCCCCGGTTCTTTCTCCAGATGGCGCTCGGAGCCGGGCTCGGCTATGGGATGGGGACGGCCATGGCCTGGCTGGTGAATCGCCTCCAGCTCGAATATGACGGGTTGTACCTCGTGCTGACGTTCTCGCTGGTGCTGCTCGCCTACAGCGCGACCGCCACGGTGGGGGGCAACGGCTTTTTGGCGGTCTATATGGCGGGACTGATCATGGGCAGGAGCCAGTTCCGCCGCAAGCGCAGCGTGATGCAGTTTCACGACGGGCTCGCGTGGTTGATGCAGATCGTGATGTTTCTCACGCTGGGTCTCCAAGTGTTTCCCTCTCAGCTCGTTCCCGTCGCGTCGGCCGGTCTGCTCCTGGCGCTGTTTTTGATGGTCTGCGCCCGTCCCATCGCGGTCTTTACCACCCTGTCCTTCGCCCGGATCAGCTTGCGGGAGAAAATCATGGTGGCCTGGGTCGGGCTCAGGGGAGCCGTGCCGATCATTCTGGCCACGTTTCCCTTGGTGGCCGGAATCGAACAGGCCCCGATGATCTTCAACGTCGTCTTTTTCATCGTCCTGACGTCGGTTCTGTTACAGGGCACCTCGATTCCCCTGGTCGCGCGCTGGCTCAAAGTGGATGCCCCGCTCTCGACCGAGTCGTCTGGCGGGATGCCGGAGATTCCGACCGTCCGGACCGACACAGGCGCGCTGATGGAGTTCAGGATTGCTCTCTCCTCCAAGGCGGTCGGCGAGCGATTGTCCGACCTCGACCTCCCATCCGAGGCCTTGGCGGTCCTGGTCATCCGCCAAGGCCAATCGTTTGCTCCACCCGCGAGCCTGGAATTGCAAGCCAACGACACGTTGGTGATCTTTGCGGACCGGGCCTGGATCGGGAAGCTGAGCGCGATGTTCGGATCGCCGCCCATTATGAAAGAGATGAAAGAAGACTCTCCGCCCCGCGAGGTTCGACAAGTCCAAGCATGA